The following coding sequences lie in one Alloacidobacterium dinghuense genomic window:
- the purQ gene encoding phosphoribosylformylglycinamidine synthase subunit PurQ encodes MKFGVLVFPGSNCDHDTYNVISEIAHQPVTFLWHDSPSLENCDAILVPGGFAYGDYLRTGAIARFSPVMQSVKRFATDGGLVLGICNGFQILTEAGLLPGALMRNAGLKYICKQVYLRTETTGTPFTQTLNKNEVVKIPIGHMEGNYSCDAETLAKLEREDRIVFRYSTSDGKITPDANPNGSLGNIAGILNEGRNVLGMMPHPDRSSENLLGSVDGYKIFASMVIALQEKEGQTPTTHELAVS; translated from the coding sequence ATGAAGTTTGGCGTCCTCGTCTTTCCCGGCTCGAACTGCGATCACGACACCTATAACGTTATCTCCGAGATCGCCCACCAGCCGGTAACCTTCCTGTGGCACGACTCTCCCAGTCTCGAAAACTGTGACGCCATCCTCGTCCCCGGCGGCTTTGCCTACGGCGATTACCTCCGCACCGGAGCCATTGCGCGCTTCTCGCCCGTCATGCAGTCGGTCAAGAGATTCGCCACCGACGGAGGCCTCGTGCTCGGCATCTGCAACGGCTTCCAAATCCTCACTGAAGCAGGATTACTCCCCGGCGCGCTCATGCGCAATGCAGGACTCAAGTACATCTGCAAACAGGTTTACCTGCGCACCGAAACCACTGGCACGCCGTTCACCCAGACACTCAACAAAAACGAGGTCGTAAAAATCCCCATCGGCCACATGGAAGGCAATTATTCCTGCGATGCCGAAACACTAGCCAAACTCGAGCGCGAAGACCGCATCGTCTTCCGCTACTCGACGTCTGACGGCAAGATCACTCCGGATGCGAACCCAAACGGCTCACTCGGCAATATTGCAGGAATCCTGAATGAGGGCCGCAACGTACTTGGAATGATGCCGCATCCGGATCGCTCTTCGGAAAACCTGCTTGGATCTGTAGACGGGTACAAAATTTTCGCATCTATGGTGATAGCGCTTCAGGAGAAAGAGGGCCAGACCCCCACGACCCATGAACTAGCGGTATCGTAA
- a CDS encoding AI-2E family transporter gives MGGGFDIKTTGRMAGSALVNWWRAVSIEALCVALMWLIGLWLLHVPLFPVWALIGGLMTFIPNIGGAIALIGPVLSIVASWKDLERLGFVLGLYAVIVVVDQLVLQPMLMKRTARVPIWASILAPIVLGIVIPFWGVLLAPPLLAVIYAFRKPKVKGPIPPVIPPAS, from the coding sequence ATGGGCGGCGGCTTCGACATCAAGACCACGGGAAGAATGGCTGGAAGTGCGCTTGTGAACTGGTGGCGCGCGGTTTCGATTGAGGCCCTGTGCGTTGCCTTGATGTGGCTAATCGGGTTGTGGCTGCTGCATGTGCCGCTCTTTCCAGTTTGGGCGCTGATTGGCGGCCTGATGACCTTCATACCAAATATCGGCGGCGCAATTGCGCTGATTGGGCCAGTCTTGTCCATTGTGGCAAGTTGGAAGGATCTGGAGCGTCTTGGATTCGTTCTCGGGCTGTACGCGGTGATTGTGGTTGTCGATCAACTGGTTTTGCAACCGATGCTTATGAAGCGCACAGCGCGCGTGCCGATCTGGGCTTCGATTCTGGCGCCGATTGTGTTGGGGATCGTCATTCCGTTCTGGGGTGTCCTGCTGGCTCCGCCACTGCTGGCCGTCATTTACGCGTTTCGCAAGCCGAAGGTCAAGGGACCGATTCCGCCCGTTATTCCTCCTGCAAGTTGA
- a CDS encoding DUF417 family protein gives MTEPTSAEASGEGVRGSQANTGNKLQAKSVLTKIAAFVAERNIPFLVCSIGMIVMLLWAGKFKMTAPGAEGIVPLVSNSPLTSFQFKVFGPYLLGDMIGATEWTAAILLIIGYFKPKAGILAGIILVGMFFTTSSMLITTPDDTIVFHGMHYMNNLGLFLFKDIISFGVAFYLITYYGGKAMLAENQR, from the coding sequence ATGACTGAACCCACATCCGCTGAGGCTTCGGGTGAAGGTGTGCGCGGATCTCAAGCGAACACAGGTAACAAACTGCAGGCGAAGAGTGTTCTAACGAAGATTGCAGCGTTTGTTGCGGAGCGAAATATCCCTTTCCTTGTTTGCAGCATTGGAATGATCGTGATGTTGCTGTGGGCAGGCAAGTTCAAAATGACAGCACCTGGAGCAGAGGGCATAGTCCCGCTCGTCAGTAACAGCCCGCTTACCAGTTTTCAATTCAAGGTCTTTGGACCATATCTTCTGGGGGATATGATCGGGGCCACTGAATGGACAGCAGCAATCCTGCTGATCATTGGCTACTTTAAACCTAAAGCAGGCATTCTGGCCGGGATCATTCTAGTCGGCATGTTCTTCACCACAAGCAGCATGTTGATCACGACTCCGGATGACACCATCGTGTTTCACGGCATGCATTACATGAATAATCTCGGCCTGTTTCTCTTCAAGGACATCATCTCTTTCGGAGTTGCGTTCTATCTGATCACCTACTATGGCGGAAAAGCGATGCTGGCTGAAAATCAGAGATGA
- a CDS encoding thioredoxin family protein — translation MIRKPFLSMGMLVAALALSIAAYAVRVGDTAPDFTGTDSNGKAHKLSEYRGKYVVLEWTNNGCPYTLKHYESGNMQALQKQWTAKGVVWLTVLSSAPGEQGYMTAVQENAYLRKENAAPTAALLDPTGVIGHDYAAKTTPHMFVIDPTGRLIYAGAIDDHATTDVGDVKVSKNYVSAALTEAMAGQPVATSSTRPYGCSVKYQ, via the coding sequence ATGATTCGCAAACCCTTCCTGTCGATGGGCATGTTGGTGGCGGCGCTTGCTCTTTCTATTGCTGCTTACGCAGTCCGCGTGGGCGATACCGCTCCTGATTTCACCGGAACTGATTCCAACGGTAAGGCGCACAAGCTTTCCGAATACAGAGGGAAGTATGTTGTGTTGGAGTGGACGAACAATGGCTGTCCTTACACGCTGAAGCATTATGAGAGCGGCAACATGCAGGCGCTGCAGAAACAGTGGACGGCGAAGGGCGTGGTCTGGTTGACGGTGCTTTCTTCAGCTCCGGGCGAGCAGGGGTACATGACGGCGGTGCAGGAGAATGCCTACTTGCGCAAGGAGAATGCTGCGCCTACGGCGGCTCTGCTCGACCCTACGGGAGTAATCGGGCATGATTATGCGGCAAAGACGACGCCGCATATGTTTGTGATCGATCCTACAGGGAGACTGATTTATGCTGGCGCGATCGATGATCATGCGACAACCGATGTTGGCGACGTTAAGGTGTCGAAGAACTATGTCTCGGCCGCACTGACCGAGGCGATGGCGGGTCAGCCGGTGGCTACGTCTTCGACTCGACCTTATGGGTGTTCGGTGAAGTATCAGTAA
- a CDS encoding ABC transporter permease yields the protein MQTLRQDIAYALRQMRLSPVFTLTAMLTLALGIGATTAIFSLIHTVMLKSLPVVDPSRLYRIGDGGDCCVEGSPQGNWGMFSYPFYELMKKNTPEFEELAAFQAGGSQISTRRGEADRTAKPLRGEYVSGNYFSTFGVGAFAGRTIQPADDQETAAPAAMLSYRAWQQQYGSDPKVIGSSFILDGHPFTIVGITPPGFFGDTLRSDPPDLWIPILQQPVLAGQKSFLHHFQAWLRVIGRLKPGATPDAVPARMTSLIRQWLMTGADFPADWMSGIKAGLPKQFVKVVPAGGGVGLMKEDYGDNLRILLAVCALVLLIACANIANLLLARGTARRAQTSVRLALGASRKRLIRQSLTESLVLSVFGGFAGLVIAYLGVKLLVALTFHSARFVPIDATPSLPVLAFAFLLSVFTGALFGTAPAWLATHADPAEALRGANRSTHDRSSLSQKVLVIFQATLSVVLLAGAGLLTRSIEKMQHQDFGYELDHRALISLIGPFNSYPQPKLDAMYREMQERLAHIPGVESAALALYAPLQDNWGEIVIREGHGMPNMNEEVGSSWDHVSVGYLETMGHHILRGRSITEQDTASTQNVAVVNEAFVKRFFKPGENPLGQRFGLDLPQYGTTFQIVGIVNDARYMWDNLYGAAPTRPIFFAPLAQHVKYDNAMMQSIDDGSHYIEGAVLKIHGSMEGLEPQVRRVLSEVDPNITLLNLEPMEDHIDANFDQQRAMAQMTGLFGILALLLAAVGLYGVTAYAVERRTSEIGVRMALGADRTKIVRLVLRGAFLQIIIGLAIGIPISILTGHLIAHQLYQVKIWDPLVLSGSIIALGVCALIASILPAQRAASIDPVKALRTE from the coding sequence ATGCAAACCCTGAGACAAGACATTGCCTATGCCCTGCGTCAGATGCGACTTTCTCCTGTCTTTACTCTCACCGCCATGCTGACGTTAGCCCTCGGCATCGGCGCCACGACGGCCATCTTCTCTCTGATTCACACCGTCATGCTCAAGTCGTTGCCGGTTGTCGATCCATCGAGACTCTACCGCATTGGTGACGGGGGCGACTGCTGCGTCGAAGGAAGTCCGCAGGGCAACTGGGGCATGTTCTCCTATCCGTTCTATGAGCTGATGAAAAAGAACACGCCCGAGTTTGAGGAACTCGCCGCATTTCAGGCCGGTGGAAGCCAGATCAGCACGCGTCGCGGAGAAGCTGACCGCACCGCAAAGCCTCTGCGCGGCGAATACGTCAGCGGAAACTACTTCTCCACCTTTGGCGTAGGCGCCTTCGCCGGGCGCACCATTCAACCCGCAGACGATCAGGAAACTGCCGCGCCCGCCGCCATGCTGAGTTACCGCGCATGGCAGCAACAGTATGGATCAGACCCGAAGGTTATAGGCTCATCCTTCATTCTCGATGGCCACCCCTTCACCATCGTCGGCATCACTCCTCCCGGCTTCTTCGGAGATACCCTGCGCAGCGACCCGCCCGACCTCTGGATCCCGATCCTGCAACAACCCGTCCTCGCCGGACAAAAGTCCTTTCTGCATCATTTTCAGGCATGGCTGAGGGTCATCGGCAGGCTCAAGCCAGGAGCGACGCCTGATGCAGTACCCGCGCGCATGACAAGCCTCATCCGCCAATGGCTCATGACTGGAGCTGACTTTCCCGCCGACTGGATGTCCGGCATCAAAGCGGGCCTTCCCAAACAATTCGTCAAGGTTGTTCCTGCTGGCGGAGGCGTCGGCCTCATGAAAGAGGATTACGGCGATAACCTCCGTATCCTGCTCGCCGTCTGCGCTCTGGTGCTGCTCATCGCCTGCGCCAATATTGCGAATCTGCTCCTCGCCCGAGGAACCGCACGGCGCGCGCAAACCTCCGTCCGTCTCGCTCTCGGAGCATCGCGCAAGAGACTCATTCGCCAATCACTCACGGAAAGCCTCGTCCTGTCCGTCTTCGGTGGATTCGCTGGCCTGGTCATTGCCTATCTCGGAGTAAAACTTCTCGTCGCGCTCACCTTCCACAGCGCCAGGTTTGTCCCGATAGACGCAACCCCATCCCTGCCCGTGCTCGCCTTCGCTTTTCTTCTCTCCGTCTTCACCGGCGCGCTCTTTGGAACAGCTCCTGCCTGGTTAGCGACGCACGCTGATCCGGCTGAAGCTCTGCGGGGCGCCAACCGCAGCACACATGACCGTTCATCCCTCTCCCAGAAAGTTCTCGTGATCTTTCAGGCCACGCTCTCTGTGGTCTTGCTCGCCGGCGCAGGCCTGCTTACGCGCAGCATCGAGAAGATGCAGCATCAGGACTTCGGCTACGAGCTCGACCATCGTGCGCTCATAAGCCTGATCGGCCCATTCAATTCCTACCCGCAGCCAAAACTCGATGCCATGTATCGCGAGATGCAGGAGCGCCTCGCGCACATTCCCGGGGTCGAAAGCGCCGCGCTCGCGCTCTACGCGCCGCTGCAGGACAACTGGGGCGAAATCGTTATCCGTGAAGGCCACGGTATGCCCAACATGAACGAGGAAGTCGGCTCATCGTGGGACCACGTCAGCGTTGGCTACCTCGAAACCATGGGTCATCACATTCTGCGCGGTCGCTCCATCACCGAACAGGACACTGCCTCCACCCAGAATGTCGCAGTCGTCAACGAGGCCTTCGTCAAGCGCTTCTTCAAGCCCGGTGAAAATCCGCTCGGTCAGCGCTTCGGCCTCGATCTGCCGCAGTACGGCACTACCTTTCAAATTGTAGGCATCGTCAACGATGCAAGGTATATGTGGGACAACCTCTATGGGGCAGCCCCGACGCGACCCATCTTCTTCGCGCCGCTCGCCCAGCACGTGAAGTATGACAACGCCATGATGCAGAGCATCGATGACGGCTCCCACTACATCGAAGGCGCAGTGCTCAAGATTCACGGCAGCATGGAAGGCCTTGAGCCTCAGGTGCGCCGCGTCCTCAGCGAGGTCGACCCCAACATTACCCTGCTCAACCTCGAACCAATGGAAGACCACATCGACGCGAACTTCGATCAGCAGCGCGCGATGGCCCAGATGACTGGACTCTTCGGCATCCTCGCCCTCCTCCTCGCCGCTGTTGGCCTCTATGGTGTTACGGCATACGCAGTCGAGCGCCGCACCAGCGAAATCGGAGTACGCATGGCCCTCGGCGCCGATCGCACAAAGATTGTCAGGCTCGTCCTGCGCGGAGCCTTCCTGCAAATCATCATCGGACTGGCTATCGGCATTCCTATATCCATCCTTACGGGTCACCTGATTGCTCACCAACTCTATCAGGTCAAAATCTGGGATCCGCTGGTCCTCTCTGGCTCGATCATCGCCCTCGGAGTCTGCGCTCTCATCGCCAGCATTCTCCCGGCGCAACGAGCAGCATCCATTGATCCGGTAAAGGCCCTGCGCACTGAATAG
- a CDS encoding aldo/keto reductase — translation MEYRQLGYSGLKVSALSFGAGTFGGGNEFFKAWGSSDVAEATRLVDLCLDAGVNLFDVANIYSTGLAEEILGKAIEGRRDKVLISTKATFKMGDGPNDLGSSRYHVIQQCDASLKRLGTDYIDIYHMHGFDATTPIEETLDTLNTLMHQGKVRYIACSNFSGWHLMKSLAISDRYGWARYVAHQVYYSLVGREYEWELMPLGLDQKVSSLIWSPLGWGRLTGKIRRGHPLPETSRLHKTADYGPQVDDEYLYTVVDALEAVAKETGKTVPQVALNWLLQRPTVASVIMGARNEEQLKQNLAAAEWNLTAKQVAKLDKASAVQPVYPYWHQWQFAERNPLPVPQVK, via the coding sequence ATGGAATATAGACAGCTTGGCTATTCGGGACTGAAGGTTTCTGCGCTCAGTTTTGGCGCGGGAACTTTTGGCGGCGGCAACGAATTTTTCAAAGCATGGGGCAGCTCGGATGTGGCCGAGGCTACGCGGCTTGTCGATTTGTGTCTGGATGCTGGAGTGAACCTCTTTGATGTGGCGAATATCTATTCGACTGGACTGGCCGAGGAAATCCTTGGAAAGGCGATCGAGGGCAGGCGCGATAAGGTTCTGATTTCTACCAAGGCGACTTTCAAGATGGGGGATGGGCCGAATGATCTGGGGTCGTCGCGCTACCACGTGATTCAGCAATGCGACGCGAGCCTCAAGCGGCTGGGCACGGACTACATTGACATCTACCACATGCACGGCTTTGACGCGACGACTCCGATTGAAGAGACGTTGGATACGTTGAATACGCTGATGCATCAGGGCAAGGTTCGCTATATTGCATGCTCGAATTTCTCCGGCTGGCATTTGATGAAGTCTCTGGCTATCTCTGATCGCTATGGGTGGGCGCGATATGTGGCGCACCAGGTGTACTACTCGCTGGTGGGCCGCGAGTACGAGTGGGAGTTGATGCCGCTGGGGCTGGATCAGAAGGTTTCGTCGCTGATCTGGAGCCCGCTGGGATGGGGACGTCTGACGGGGAAGATTCGCCGCGGGCATCCGCTGCCGGAGACGAGCCGCTTGCACAAGACTGCGGACTATGGACCGCAGGTGGATGACGAATATCTCTACACCGTGGTGGATGCTTTGGAAGCGGTCGCCAAGGAGACGGGAAAGACGGTTCCACAGGTCGCGCTGAACTGGCTGCTGCAACGGCCTACTGTTGCCAGCGTGATTATGGGCGCCCGGAACGAGGAGCAACTGAAGCAGAATCTCGCCGCTGCCGAATGGAATTTGACGGCAAAGCAGGTAGCTAAGCTCGACAAAGCCAGCGCAGTGCAGCCGGTCTATCCGTACTGGCATCAGTGGCAGTTTGCGGAGCGGAATCCGTTGCCTGTGCCGCAGGTGAAGTAG
- a CDS encoding DoxX family protein, with protein sequence MRRYHHIGIPTTEAKPGETHLKHLKVFVVSHEKSEFGMEWMRFEADAAVPDLVRQVPHVAFEVADLASELAGREILIPPNSPSDGVRVAFIVENGAPIELLEFTDPNHPARLQQSKHPPSSTAPSEYSPVNPKKTARQISIGVYFRADSAVAINRGFMKIAVIIARILLGVIFVAFGLNAYLHFLPKPFPPGIAGMFVGAMFQAHYILFVGALEVISGALLLVNRYVPFALAILAPIIVNIIAFLLLLPPVGWQPGVLAAILWVFLFFHYRKYFSGIFVQRTS encoded by the coding sequence ATGCGCCGATACCATCACATCGGAATTCCCACTACCGAAGCGAAGCCTGGCGAGACCCACTTGAAGCACCTGAAAGTCTTTGTCGTCAGCCACGAGAAAAGCGAATTTGGCATGGAGTGGATGCGCTTTGAAGCCGACGCGGCGGTCCCAGATCTCGTCCGGCAGGTTCCGCACGTCGCGTTTGAAGTGGCTGATCTCGCCTCCGAGCTTGCTGGCCGCGAAATCCTGATTCCTCCCAACAGCCCATCCGACGGTGTCCGCGTCGCGTTCATAGTCGAAAATGGCGCGCCCATCGAACTGCTCGAATTCACCGACCCCAACCACCCTGCCCGCCTCCAGCAGAGCAAGCACCCTCCATCCTCGACAGCGCCTTCTGAATATTCACCTGTAAACCCCAAAAAAACTGCCCGTCAGATTTCGATTGGCGTATACTTCAGGGCTGATTCTGCTGTTGCAATAAACAGAGGATTCATGAAAATCGCGGTCATCATCGCCCGCATCTTGTTAGGCGTCATCTTTGTCGCCTTCGGCCTGAATGCCTACCTGCACTTTCTCCCCAAGCCGTTTCCTCCGGGCATTGCAGGTATGTTCGTGGGCGCAATGTTCCAGGCCCACTACATCCTCTTCGTGGGCGCGCTCGAGGTGATCAGCGGCGCCTTGTTGCTGGTAAACCGCTATGTTCCGTTCGCCTTGGCTATCCTCGCGCCGATCATTGTCAATATCATCGCGTTCCTCCTTTTGTTGCCGCCCGTGGGATGGCAACCTGGAGTTCTCGCGGCGATCTTGTGGGTCTTCCTGTTCTTCCACTACCGCAAATATTTCTCGGGAATATTCGTGCAGCGGACATCCTGA
- a CDS encoding tyrosine-protein phosphatase — MIDIHHHLLFGLDDGSLDLDTSVAMAEMAANDGITHIVCTPHANHRYNFDPAENADRLAQLQQRLDGRITFGLGCDFHLSFDNIEDAFENKTKYTINQKQYLLVEFADLMIPQGIADTFYEMKVAGMHPIITHPERNHTIQRHPNRMVEWLREGCLVQVTASSLTGRFGKTAQAMAFSYLDKNWVHFIATDAHNLTSRPPVMSEAYKLVENMYGKETAERICVTNPQAAFYSADFPPQPEMLGLYEEEEMRPRKTFLSRLFSTK; from the coding sequence ATGATCGATATTCATCATCACCTGCTCTTTGGACTCGATGACGGCTCTCTTGATCTAGACACCTCGGTCGCGATGGCCGAGATGGCAGCCAACGACGGCATCACTCACATCGTCTGCACGCCCCACGCGAATCATAGATACAATTTTGATCCGGCAGAGAATGCTGACCGCCTCGCGCAGTTGCAGCAGCGCCTCGACGGCAGGATCACCTTTGGTCTCGGCTGCGACTTCCATCTCTCCTTCGACAACATCGAGGATGCATTCGAGAACAAGACGAAATACACCATCAACCAGAAGCAGTATCTGCTGGTCGAATTCGCCGATCTGATGATCCCGCAGGGCATCGCTGACACCTTCTATGAAATGAAAGTTGCCGGCATGCATCCGATCATCACCCACCCCGAGCGCAACCACACCATCCAGAGACATCCTAATCGAATGGTGGAATGGCTCCGCGAGGGTTGCCTTGTACAGGTCACGGCATCGTCGCTTACTGGCCGATTCGGTAAGACCGCGCAGGCTATGGCATTCAGTTATCTCGACAAGAACTGGGTACACTTCATCGCGACCGACGCACATAATCTCACCTCGCGGCCTCCCGTCATGAGCGAGGCTTACAAACTCGTCGAAAACATGTACGGCAAAGAAACGGCTGAACGGATTTGCGTCACAAATCCCCAGGCGGCCTTTTATAGCGCCGACTTCCCGCCACAACCAGAAATGCTCGGCCTGTACGAAGAAGAAGAAATGCGCCCGCGAAAAACTTTCTTAAGCCGACTCTTCTCGACCAAATAA
- a CDS encoding replication-associated recombination protein A, with translation MSLFGNTPDLATPAKSAPLAERMRPHTLDEYVGQEHLLGPGKPLRVQIERDDASSMIFWGPPGVGKTTLAKIIAETTKATFIEFSAVLSGIKEIKQVMADSEKASTYGSRTILFIDEIHRFNKAQQDAFLPYVERGTIRLIGATTENPSFEIISALLSRCRVYTLRALTDEQILHLLERALADETRGLGDFGIEASHEALELLANYANGDARHALNGLEVAARLAQSAKSRITKEIATEALQQRVLLYDKQGEEHYNLISALHKSVRNSDADASLYWLGRMLQSGEDPMYVARRVIRMAVEDIGLASPEALNLCLSAKDAMDFLGSPEGDLALAQAVAYLALAPKSNALYTAYGEVLSDIEHTRAEPVPLHLRNAPTGLMKNLGYGKDYKYAHDEAGRVADMECLPESLRNRTYYHPTNEGREKLLAQRMEEIRKIKEAKG, from the coding sequence ATGAGCCTCTTCGGCAACACACCCGATCTCGCCACGCCGGCAAAAAGCGCTCCACTCGCCGAGCGCATGCGCCCGCACACGCTCGATGAATACGTCGGACAGGAGCATCTCCTCGGCCCGGGCAAGCCGCTGCGCGTGCAGATCGAGCGCGACGACGCCTCCTCCATGATCTTCTGGGGACCACCCGGAGTCGGCAAGACCACGCTCGCGAAAATCATCGCCGAGACCACGAAAGCGACCTTCATCGAGTTCTCCGCCGTTCTCTCCGGCATCAAGGAAATCAAGCAGGTCATGGCCGACTCCGAAAAGGCCTCGACCTACGGCTCGCGCACCATCCTCTTCATCGATGAGATTCACCGCTTCAACAAAGCGCAGCAGGATGCCTTTCTCCCCTACGTTGAGCGCGGAACCATCCGACTCATCGGAGCGACCACCGAGAACCCGTCCTTCGAAATCATCTCTGCGCTGCTCTCGCGCTGCCGTGTCTACACCCTGCGCGCGCTCACCGATGAGCAGATCCTTCATCTGCTCGAACGCGCACTCGCCGACGAAACGCGCGGCCTCGGCGACTTCGGGATCGAAGCCAGTCACGAAGCGCTCGAACTCCTCGCCAACTACGCCAACGGAGACGCGCGCCACGCACTCAATGGCCTCGAAGTCGCCGCAAGACTGGCGCAATCCGCGAAAAGCCGCATCACGAAAGAAATCGCGACAGAAGCCCTGCAACAGCGCGTCCTGCTCTACGACAAGCAGGGCGAGGAGCACTACAACCTCATCTCCGCCCTGCACAAATCCGTCCGCAACAGCGACGCCGACGCCTCGCTCTACTGGCTCGGCCGCATGCTCCAATCCGGCGAAGACCCGATGTACGTAGCCCGCCGCGTCATCCGCATGGCCGTCGAAGACATCGGCCTCGCCTCGCCCGAAGCCCTCAACCTCTGCCTCTCCGCCAAGGACGCGATGGATTTCCTCGGCTCACCCGAAGGCGATCTCGCGCTCGCACAAGCCGTCGCCTACCTCGCCCTCGCGCCCAAATCGAATGCCCTCTACACCGCCTACGGCGAAGTCCTCTCCGACATCGAACACACCCGCGCCGAACCCGTCCCGCTGCACCTGCGCAACGCGCCCACCGGACTGATGAAGAACCTGGGCTACGGCAAGGACTACAAATACGCCCACGACGAAGCAGGCCGAGTGGCCGACATGGAATGCCTCCCCGAAAGCCTGCGAAACCGCACCTACTACCACCCCACAAACGAAGGCCGCGAAAAACTCCTGGCCCAACGCATGGAAGAAATCCGCAAGATCAAAGAAGCCAAGGGGTGA